The Geobacillus stearothermophilus ATCC 12980 genome contains a region encoding:
- a CDS encoding aldo/keto reductase — translation MNGLQDCATLHNGVKMPWVGLGVYKVKEGEEVKSTVRTALEIGYRHIDTAAFYENEEGVGQAIRESGIPREQVFVTTKVWNTDQGYETTLKAFDASLKKLGFDYVDLYLVHWPVKGKYKETYKALEKLYKDGYVRAIGVSNFQIHHLQDVLADCEIKPMVNQVEYHPRLTQKELLTFCRENGIQLEAWSPLMRGEILTEPTIVEIGKKYGKTPAQVVLRWGLQHGVVTIPKSVTPARIKENADIFDFSLTDEEMKQIDALNLNKRVGPDPDNFNF, via the coding sequence ATGAACGGCCTGCAAGATTGCGCCACTTTGCATAACGGGGTGAAAATGCCTTGGGTTGGCCTTGGCGTCTACAAAGTAAAGGAGGGCGAGGAAGTAAAAAGCACGGTGCGCACCGCGTTGGAAATTGGCTATCGCCATATTGACACGGCCGCTTTTTACGAAAACGAAGAAGGGGTCGGGCAAGCGATCCGTGAATCCGGCATTCCGCGCGAGCAAGTATTTGTGACGACGAAAGTATGGAACACCGACCAAGGGTATGAGACGACGCTGAAGGCGTTTGATGCAAGCTTGAAAAAGCTTGGGTTTGATTATGTTGACCTGTACTTAGTCCACTGGCCGGTGAAAGGGAAGTATAAAGAGACGTACAAAGCGCTGGAAAAGCTGTATAAAGACGGCTATGTGCGCGCGATTGGCGTCAGCAACTTCCAAATTCACCATTTGCAAGATGTGCTGGCTGACTGCGAAATTAAGCCGATGGTCAACCAAGTCGAGTATCACCCGCGCCTGACGCAAAAAGAGTTGCTTACGTTTTGTCGGGAAAACGGCATCCAGCTTGAGGCATGGTCGCCGCTTATGCGCGGGGAAATTTTAACCGAACCGACAATCGTTGAAATTGGCAAAAAATACGGGAAAACGCCAGCGCAGGTGGTGTTGCGCTGGGGTTTGCAACACGGCGTCGTGACGATCCCGAAGTCGGTGACGCCGGCGCGGATCAAGGAAAACGCTGATATTTTTGATTTCTCGCTGACCGACGAAGAAATGAAACAGATCGACGCGTTGAACTTGAACAAACGGGTCGGTCCTGACCCAGACAATTTCAATTTTTGA
- a CDS encoding CBS domain-containing protein: MTNNSGNKVQDIMTKNVATISPNQTVQEAAQIMSQKNIGALPVVENGQVKGMITDRDITLRVSSQGKDPSTVKVAEVMTNQVVTGTPNMSVQEAANVMAQHQVRRLPIVENNQLQGIVALGDIATNSASNEAAEQALTNISEPSQPQG; encoded by the coding sequence TTGACGAACAACAGCGGAAACAAAGTGCAGGACATTATGACGAAAAACGTCGCAACGATTTCGCCGAACCAAACGGTGCAAGAAGCAGCGCAAATCATGAGCCAAAAAAATATTGGGGCGCTTCCGGTTGTGGAAAACGGGCAAGTCAAAGGGATGATTACGGACCGCGATATTACGTTGCGTGTTTCGTCCCAAGGAAAAGACCCGTCGACCGTCAAAGTAGCGGAGGTCATGACGAATCAAGTCGTCACCGGTACGCCGAATATGAGCGTGCAGGAAGCCGCGAATGTCATGGCCCAACATCAAGTTCGCCGTTTGCCGATCGTGGAAAACAACCAGCTACAAGGCATTGTTGCGCTAGGCGATATTGCGACGAACAGCGCATCAAACGAAGCGGCTGAACAGGCGTTGACGAACATTTCGGAACCGTCGCAGCCGCAAGGGTAA
- a CDS encoding response regulator — MYRVLLIEDDPMVQEVNRQMIEQVDGFTIVGLAGNGEEGLRLIDELRPDLAMIDIYMPQLDGLETVKQIRARGHEVDIIAITAASDIETVRRVLQNGAFDYILKPFKFEQLKQALGNYRAFRQSLAEKESLTQAELDALRQTAEQPAASLPELPKGLNEVTLEKVVAYLRQHRFPVSAEEVAEGVGIARVTARRYLEYLEKTGQVILDVQYIGVGRPVNRYQLKRL, encoded by the coding sequence ATGTACCGTGTACTGCTCATTGAAGACGATCCGATGGTCCAGGAAGTGAACCGGCAAATGATTGAACAAGTCGACGGCTTCACCATCGTCGGCCTTGCCGGAAACGGTGAAGAAGGACTCCGCCTCATCGACGAGCTGCGTCCCGATTTAGCGATGATTGATATTTACATGCCGCAGCTGGACGGCCTTGAAACAGTAAAGCAAATCCGCGCCCGCGGCCATGAAGTTGATATCATCGCCATCACAGCGGCAAGCGACATTGAAACAGTGCGCCGCGTCCTGCAAAACGGCGCCTTCGATTACATTTTGAAACCGTTTAAATTTGAACAGCTCAAACAGGCGCTGGGAAATTATCGGGCGTTCCGCCAGTCGCTTGCAGAAAAGGAATCGCTCACCCAGGCAGAACTCGATGCACTACGGCAAACGGCTGAACAACCTGCCGCCTCGCTCCCTGAACTTCCGAAGGGATTAAACGAAGTGACGTTGGAAAAAGTCGTCGCCTACTTGCGCCAGCACCGCTTCCCTGTTTCCGCCGAGGAAGTGGCCGAGGGCGTCGGCATCGCCCGTGTGACGGCCCGCCGCTACTTGGAATACCTTGAGAAAACGGGACAAGTGATACTCGATGTGCAATACATCGGCGTCGGACGCCCCGTCAACCGCTATCAGTTGAAACGACTATAG
- a CDS encoding hemolysin family protein gives MDIASLLLVAFLIACTAFFVASEFAIVKVRSSRIDQLVNEGNRRAVAAKKVISNLDGYLSANQLGITLTSLGLGWLGEPTVARMLLPLFERLHLSESVSHFLAFIISFSLITFLHVVVGELAPKTLAIHKAEAITLFTAQPLIWFYKIMYPFIWTLNNSARLVTRLFGLRPVAEHEIAHSEEELRLILSESYKSGEINQSEYRYVNNIFRFDDRIAKEIMVPRKEIVALDINKSVKENLDIIREEKYTRYPVIDGDKDHVLGLINVKEVFTDFIANPSNEKQMKDYIRPIIQVIESIAIHDLLVKMQKERIHMAILVDEYGGTSGLVTVEDILEEIVGEIQDEFDIDETPLIQKMDDRLILEGKVLISEVNDLLGLDIDDDDVDTIGGWILTKHYDIKPGESVEIDGYLFTVKEMDGHHVKSLEVAKKEPSKEEEAAGAEEEELRL, from the coding sequence TTGGATATAGCCAGTTTGCTGTTGGTGGCGTTTCTCATCGCTTGCACCGCCTTTTTTGTCGCTTCTGAATTTGCGATCGTCAAGGTGCGCAGCTCGCGCATCGATCAGCTTGTCAATGAAGGGAATCGACGGGCGGTCGCGGCGAAAAAAGTGATTTCGAACTTGGATGGCTATTTATCGGCGAACCAGCTCGGCATTACGCTCACCTCGCTTGGCCTTGGCTGGCTCGGGGAGCCGACGGTGGCGCGGATGTTGCTGCCGCTGTTTGAACGCCTCCATTTATCGGAATCCGTCTCCCACTTTTTAGCGTTTATCATTTCGTTTTCGCTCATCACCTTTTTGCATGTCGTCGTCGGTGAATTAGCGCCGAAGACGCTTGCCATTCATAAGGCGGAAGCGATTACGCTGTTTACGGCTCAGCCGCTCATCTGGTTTTACAAAATCATGTATCCGTTCATTTGGACGCTCAACAACTCTGCGCGGCTCGTGACGCGCCTGTTTGGCCTCAGGCCGGTGGCGGAGCATGAAATCGCCCACTCTGAGGAGGAGTTGCGCCTCATTTTATCAGAAAGCTACAAAAGCGGGGAGATCAATCAGTCAGAGTACCGCTATGTCAATAATATTTTTCGTTTTGACGACCGCATAGCGAAGGAAATTATGGTGCCGCGCAAAGAAATTGTGGCGCTCGATATTAACAAAAGCGTCAAGGAAAACTTGGACATCATTCGCGAAGAAAAGTATACGCGCTATCCGGTCATTGACGGCGATAAAGACCATGTGCTTGGACTCATCAACGTGAAAGAGGTGTTTACGGACTTTATTGCCAATCCGTCCAACGAAAAGCAGATGAAAGACTATATCCGCCCGATCATTCAAGTGATTGAATCGATCGCCATTCACGATTTGTTGGTCAAAATGCAAAAAGAACGCATCCATATGGCGATTTTGGTCGATGAATACGGCGGCACGTCTGGACTGGTTACAGTCGAGGACATTTTGGAAGAAATCGTTGGCGAAATCCAAGATGAGTTTGATATTGATGAAACGCCGCTGATTCAAAAAATGGACGATCGATTGATCTTGGAGGGCAAAGTGTTGATCAGCGAAGTGAATGACTTGCTTGGGCTGGACATTGACGATGATGACGTCGATACGATCGGCGGCTGGATTTTAACGAAGCATTATGATATCAAACCAGGCGAGAGTGTAGAAATCGATGGCTACTTGTTTACGGTGAAGGAAATGGATGGCCATCATGTGAAATCGCTGGAAGTGGCAAAAAAAGAGCCGAGCAAAGAGGAGGAGGCGGCAGGCGCCGAAGAGGAGGAGTTGCGTTTGTAA
- a CDS encoding dicarboxylate/amino acid:cation symporter: protein MRRKLKNLTVQVIIGIILGIIVGFLFPEFGAKLKVLADGFIKLIKMVIAPIIFFTVVIGIGNMGDLKKVGRIGGKALIYFEIVTTFALAIGIVVVNLVKPGVGFHTDAVKGGDISQYTKQAEETSHGFVDFVLSIIPDNVVAAMASGELLPVLFFAVLFGLAAAGLGEKVKPVLSLFERIAEIFFGVVNMVMKVSPIAAFGAMAYTIGTFGLGSLVSLGKLMGSVYITMALFIFVVLGGIAKFYGFNIFKFLAYIKEELLLVLGTSSSESALPRLMERLEKYGCSKSVVGLVVPTGYSFNLDGTSIYLSMAAIFIAQAYGIDLTIWQELTLLGVLMLTSKGAAGVTGSGFITLAATLAAFPMIPVEGIALLLGVDRFMSEARAITNIIGNAVATVVVSKMENEFHPNEAEVERASMSVAK, encoded by the coding sequence ATGCGGAGAAAACTGAAAAACTTGACGGTGCAAGTCATTATCGGCATTATTTTAGGGATCATTGTCGGATTTCTATTTCCAGAATTCGGAGCGAAGTTAAAAGTATTGGCAGACGGATTTATTAAGCTGATTAAAATGGTGATCGCCCCGATCATTTTCTTCACCGTCGTCATCGGAATCGGCAATATGGGCGACTTGAAAAAGGTCGGCCGCATCGGCGGCAAGGCGCTCATTTATTTTGAAATTGTCACGACGTTTGCGTTGGCGATCGGGATTGTCGTCGTCAACCTTGTCAAACCAGGGGTTGGGTTTCATACCGATGCCGTAAAAGGCGGCGACATTTCGCAATATACGAAGCAGGCGGAAGAGACGAGCCACGGGTTTGTCGATTTCGTGCTCAGTATTATCCCGGATAACGTCGTCGCCGCGATGGCCAGCGGAGAATTGCTTCCGGTACTCTTCTTCGCCGTCCTGTTTGGCTTGGCGGCAGCAGGGTTAGGGGAGAAAGTCAAACCGGTGCTTTCGTTGTTTGAGCGAATCGCTGAAATTTTCTTTGGCGTCGTCAACATGGTTATGAAGGTGTCGCCGATCGCCGCGTTCGGCGCGATGGCGTACACGATCGGCACGTTCGGCCTCGGATCGCTCGTGTCGCTCGGTAAACTGATGGGTTCTGTTTACATTACGATGGCGCTTTTCATTTTCGTCGTGCTTGGCGGGATTGCCAAGTTTTATGGGTTTAACATCTTTAAGTTTCTCGCTTATATCAAAGAGGAACTGTTGCTTGTTTTGGGCACATCTTCGTCTGAATCAGCGTTGCCGCGGCTGATGGAACGTTTGGAAAAATACGGGTGCTCGAAATCGGTTGTTGGTCTTGTCGTTCCGACAGGGTATTCGTTTAACCTAGACGGCACATCGATTTACTTGTCGATGGCAGCCATTTTCATCGCCCAAGCGTACGGCATTGATTTAACCATTTGGCAAGAGCTGACGTTGCTTGGCGTATTAATGCTCACCTCGAAAGGGGCAGCAGGGGTTACCGGTTCCGGCTTTATTACACTGGCTGCAACGTTGGCAGCATTTCCGATGATTCCGGTCGAAGGCATCGCCTTGTTGCTTGGGGTTGACCGCTTCATGTCGGAAGCGCGGGCGATTACGAACATCATCGGCAATGCTGTAGCGACAGTGGTTGTTTCGAAAATGGAAAACGAGTTTCATCCGAACGAAGCTGAAGTGGAGCGCGCCTCGATGAGCGTGGCCAAATAA
- a CDS encoding zinc metallopeptidase, whose translation MLFHPMDIFIFIAFLISLWAQWKVSSNFNAWSEVPASSGLTGAEVARMILDRHGLHHVPVEVVPGRLSDHYDPISRTVRLSEPVFYGRSIASISVAAHEVGHAVQHQQGYAALVLRHRMFPIVNFASSVAPLLLLVGFVLHQFSLIGLGILFFSLAVAFQIITLPVEFNASARAKRFMLAEGLIAPNEVRGVNKVLGAAALTYVAATLIAVFELLKYVLIFTQGNNNEES comes from the coding sequence ATGCTATTCCATCCGATGGATATTTTCATTTTTATCGCCTTCCTGATATCGCTTTGGGCGCAATGGAAGGTATCAAGCAATTTCAATGCCTGGTCTGAAGTTCCAGCCTCATCGGGGTTGACGGGGGCGGAAGTGGCGCGCATGATTTTAGACCGCCACGGGTTGCACCATGTGCCGGTTGAGGTCGTTCCGGGACGATTGTCCGACCATTATGATCCGATTTCCCGCACGGTCCGTTTGTCGGAGCCGGTCTTTTATGGGCGTTCAATCGCTTCCATTTCCGTTGCCGCCCACGAGGTTGGCCATGCCGTTCAACACCAGCAAGGCTACGCGGCGCTCGTCCTTCGCCACCGGATGTTTCCGATTGTGAACTTCGCTTCGAGCGTTGCGCCGTTGTTGTTGCTCGTTGGATTTGTGCTCCATCAATTTTCGCTGATTGGACTCGGCATTTTGTTTTTCTCGCTGGCGGTGGCCTTCCAAATCATTACCTTGCCGGTGGAGTTTAACGCGAGCGCACGGGCGAAGCGGTTTATGCTGGCTGAAGGGTTGATCGCCCCAAATGAAGTGCGAGGTGTAAACAAAGTGCTTGGCGCGGCGGCGCTGACATACGTCGCGGCAACGTTGATCGCCGTATTTGAACTGCTGAAATATGTGCTCATTTTCACCCAAGGGAACAATAATGAGGAATCGTAA
- a CDS encoding RluA family pseudouridine synthase translates to MWTRKGDWLECIIPSWWSGLTIEQLLKDVWAASKKLAHRWRMEHGVKLNGQAVPWKTVLNERDRLQLYAYEPEPSFIVPEYRELSILWEDDHLLVLNKEAGIDIHPSEPGQTGTLANAVAFYLQSQAILTKVRHIHRLDRDTSGAILFAKHPLAGATLDRMLAHRAIKRTYVALVHGRLSPESGTISAPIGRDRHHPTRRRVSKTGAKAVTHYRVIKTFPSTSLVELSLETGRTHQIRVHLAHLGHPLVGDVLYGGKPVFHRHALHAAKLTFRHPFTNEEVICLAPTSDFPTDLSRIYN, encoded by the coding sequence TTGTGGACAAGAAAAGGCGATTGGCTGGAATGCATCATCCCTAGCTGGTGGAGCGGTTTGACGATTGAACAGCTCCTGAAAGACGTATGGGCCGCCTCGAAAAAGCTCGCCCACCGTTGGCGGATGGAACACGGCGTCAAACTGAACGGCCAGGCTGTTCCCTGGAAGACGGTGCTCAACGAACGCGACCGGCTTCAGCTTTACGCATATGAGCCGGAGCCGTCGTTCATCGTTCCAGAATATCGGGAGCTTTCGATTTTATGGGAGGACGACCATCTGCTCGTCTTGAACAAAGAAGCCGGCATCGACATTCATCCGTCCGAACCGGGGCAAACCGGCACGCTCGCCAATGCGGTCGCGTTTTATTTGCAGTCGCAGGCAATTTTAACAAAAGTGCGCCACATTCACCGCCTTGACCGCGACACGTCGGGAGCGATTTTATTTGCCAAACACCCGCTTGCCGGTGCGACGCTCGATCGGATGCTCGCCCACCGTGCCATCAAGCGGACGTACGTCGCCCTTGTTCACGGTCGTTTGTCCCCGGAATCAGGAACCATTTCCGCGCCAATCGGCCGCGACCGCCACCATCCAACGCGCCGGCGCGTCTCGAAGACGGGGGCAAAAGCGGTGACACACTATCGCGTCATCAAAACATTCCCGTCAACATCGCTTGTCGAGCTTTCTCTCGAGACTGGACGGACGCACCAAATCCGCGTCCATTTGGCCCATCTCGGCCATCCGCTCGTCGGCGATGTGCTTTATGGCGGCAAACCAGTGTTTCATCGCCATGCGCTTCATGCCGCTAAGCTAACGTTCCGCCATCCGTTTACAAACGAAGAGGTCATTTGTCTCGCGCCAACAAGCGATTTTCCCACCGACCTTTCGCGCATTTACAATTGA
- a CDS encoding thioredoxin family protein, protein MKKLLAFGGIIVVLFAAISFITMYEQKEAASNNPYHKSELNPATIAQLDDPNYRNIILPAKLKQQLADGKTLTVYFYSPTCPHCQRTTPIVVPLAKQLGIDLKLFNLLEFEDGWDIYHIEATPTIVHYENGKEAKRIEGYHDEKTFRRWFASLPMPKK, encoded by the coding sequence TTGAAAAAACTGCTCGCATTTGGCGGCATCATTGTCGTCCTGTTCGCTGCGATCTCGTTTATTACGATGTACGAACAAAAAGAAGCCGCAAGCAACAATCCTTACCATAAAAGTGAGCTCAACCCAGCCACCATCGCCCAACTTGACGACCCGAACTACCGCAACATTATTTTGCCCGCGAAGTTGAAACAGCAGCTGGCTGACGGCAAGACGCTGACCGTTTACTTTTACAGCCCGACATGCCCTCACTGCCAGCGGACAACGCCGATCGTCGTTCCTTTGGCGAAACAGCTGGGCATCGACTTAAAATTGTTCAACTTGCTCGAATTTGAAGACGGTTGGGACATATACCATATTGAAGCAACCCCGACCATTGTCCATTATGAAAACGGCAAAGAGGCAAAACGCATCGAAGGATACCATGATGAAAAAACGTTTCGCCGATGGTTTGCCTCACTGCCAATGCCAAAAAAATAA
- a CDS encoding disulfide oxidoreductase produces MEQEKRAEHLLLAAWATALIATLGSLYFSEVLGYIPCDLCWFQRIFMYPQVIILGIAIVRKDAAAARYSFTLSLIGGGISLYHYGSQKIPLLQEYAISCGRIPCTGQYINWLGFITIPFLAFTAFMIIMLLSWTVMRQQRKESER; encoded by the coding sequence ATGGAACAAGAAAAACGCGCGGAACACTTGCTTTTGGCCGCATGGGCGACTGCGCTCATCGCCACCCTCGGAAGCCTTTATTTTTCGGAGGTGCTTGGGTACATTCCGTGCGACCTGTGCTGGTTTCAACGCATTTTTATGTATCCGCAAGTCATCATTTTAGGAATCGCCATCGTGCGCAAAGACGCTGCGGCAGCTCGCTATAGCTTCACACTTTCATTGATTGGCGGGGGTATTTCTCTGTATCATTATGGATCGCAAAAAATTCCGCTGCTTCAAGAATACGCCATCAGCTGCGGCCGCATTCCGTGCACAGGGCAATATATAAACTGGCTTGGATTTATCACCATTCCATTTTTGGCGTTCACTGCCTTTATGATCATTATGTTGTTAAGTTGGACCGTCATGCGCCAGCAAAGAAAGGAGAGCGAACGTTGA
- a CDS encoding YhcU family protein, protein MKMMYAATPEQEHYMQYLLNYFYTDVFPYYFDDEQIRQFEEWGILSLDHEHVAYNGTMKEAFQIISALQSLITVIEYMGEHGECDQYEWLFARNQNILARHGITFPFRAKQFIHKRAMPCSMYVPAVNQWVM, encoded by the coding sequence TTGAAAATGATGTATGCAGCGACTCCGGAACAAGAGCATTACATGCAGTATTTGCTCAACTACTTTTATACCGATGTGTTCCCGTATTACTTCGATGATGAACAAATCCGTCAATTTGAGGAATGGGGCATTCTTTCGCTGGACCACGAACATGTGGCATATAATGGAACAATGAAGGAGGCTTTCCAAATCATTTCGGCGCTGCAGTCGCTCATTACCGTCATCGAATATATGGGGGAACATGGAGAGTGCGACCAATATGAATGGCTGTTTGCCCGCAACCAAAACATTTTGGCTCGTCATGGCATTACCTTTCCATTTCGGGCCAAGCAGTTTATCCATAAGCGGGCGATGCCGTGCAGCATGTATGTTCCCGCTGTGAACCAGTGGGTGATGTAG